The following coding sequences lie in one Azospirillum humicireducens genomic window:
- a CDS encoding acyl carrier protein, protein MPQDASPPFPTPTHQAAGSAGLPPAAGGGVDDGTIAGIRSVLAECGGLAVDAGRLAVDDDLYAAGLTSHGCVGLMLGLEEQFDVEFPEKLLNRRTFESIAAIRDAVRGLIDGSEA, encoded by the coding sequence ATGCCGCAGGACGCCAGCCCGCCTTTCCCCACCCCGACCCATCAAGCGGCCGGGAGTGCCGGGCTACCCCCCGCCGCCGGTGGCGGAGTCGATGACGGGACGATCGCCGGCATCCGTTCGGTCCTGGCCGAATGCGGCGGACTGGCGGTCGATGCCGGCAGGCTCGCCGTCGATGACGATCTCTACGCTGCCGGACTCACCTCTCATGGTTGTGTCGGCCTGATGCTGGGGCTGGAGGAGCAGTTCGACGTCGAGTTTCCGGAAAAGCTGCTGAACCGCCGAACCTTCGAGAGCATCGCGGCGATCCGCGACGCTGTACGCGGCCTGATCGACGGGAGCGAAGCGTG
- a CDS encoding methyl-accepting chemotaxis protein — translation MATATPALPQQLSAPSGSSPVAGNRRRLGVRAKLLLAFAGMAAMTVAASAVGLMSFSAVERPMAHIAETSLPEMELATRLAGESSRIAAAAPSLDGANSQEERERIQADTHERSRAFLSLVDELAARRPQDPLLSEVRDTGNALIATLDRVNDGVASRLSLHDRREEASARLAQAYDGFIKTLSPLVEGAGQSLQDKGMALDGGTDRDMGALSDAVRSMIALYDLRGGIAAALDAMNRSGTAPDARTIGELQQAYLEASSQVTGTLGTLGDRLPADMAGKIDTLFLFGYGKDNVFELRRAALEGPGNSGGNSGGAVDRRLAERLAAARAQAAGLLDGLKAPLRQVQSDIKRTSFDVRSRIQEATQDLLGPGLDRFRTHLELSTHGTALAGALNEAAQAADAGRLALLEKRFITEAIALDQRIVKLADAETGNAGKAEGGENAAGNEVIAALAKALAAFGRGEEGIVALRRAELAAIADTERVLAENRLLSQSFAATVDRQIAAMREEAKAAVAGIDGTIAAGRRMLILFAVGSLVGAVALAWLVVGRHIVARLSALSDAMRAIAAGDLNASIPAAGSDEIGDMTRALAVFRDTANAAREANARAEAERGRAAGERRRAMVEMAENFETSVRGVLDRVAQAAGEMQDMAERMTRSADLTAGEATTAAGSSQQAEGNVKAVAAATEELSASIQEIGSQVHASSQIARKAADEAERTDRTVEGLAQTAGRIGEVIGLIQSIAGQTNLLALNATIEAARAGEAGKGFAVVASEVKGLATQTAKATEDISAQIAAMQAVTQEAVDAIRSIAGTIREVNEIAATIAAAVEQQSAATREIARNVGEAADSTQHVRGNIDSVADAARESGESANRVLSASSTVQDQLRTLSGQVDALVGEMRAA, via the coding sequence ATGGCCACCGCCACACCCGCCCTCCCACAGCAACTATCCGCCCCGTCCGGCAGCAGTCCGGTCGCGGGCAACCGGCGCCGTCTCGGCGTTCGGGCGAAGCTGCTGCTGGCCTTTGCCGGCATGGCGGCGATGACGGTGGCGGCCAGCGCCGTCGGGCTGATGTCCTTTTCCGCCGTCGAACGGCCGATGGCGCATATCGCCGAAACCAGCCTGCCGGAGATGGAACTGGCGACCCGGCTGGCCGGCGAGAGCAGCCGGATCGCCGCCGCCGCCCCGTCCCTGGACGGTGCCAACAGCCAGGAGGAGCGCGAACGCATCCAGGCCGATACGCACGAGCGCTCCCGCGCCTTCCTGTCGCTGGTCGACGAGTTGGCCGCCCGCCGCCCGCAGGATCCGTTGTTGTCGGAGGTGCGGGACACCGGCAACGCATTGATCGCCACGCTGGATCGCGTCAATGACGGGGTCGCCTCCCGCCTGTCCCTGCATGACCGGCGGGAAGAGGCGTCGGCGCGGCTGGCGCAGGCCTATGACGGCTTCATCAAGACGCTCTCGCCGCTGGTCGAAGGGGCCGGGCAGTCCCTGCAGGACAAGGGCATGGCGCTGGACGGCGGGACCGACCGCGACATGGGGGCGCTGTCCGACGCCGTGCGGTCGATGATCGCGCTCTACGACCTGCGCGGCGGCATCGCCGCGGCGCTCGATGCCATGAACCGCTCCGGCACCGCGCCGGACGCCAGGACCATCGGCGAACTGCAGCAGGCCTATCTGGAGGCGTCCTCCCAGGTGACGGGCACGCTCGGCACGCTCGGCGACCGGCTGCCGGCCGACATGGCTGGGAAGATCGACACGCTGTTCCTCTTCGGCTACGGCAAGGACAATGTCTTCGAGCTGCGCCGGGCGGCGCTGGAGGGCCCTGGAAACAGCGGCGGGAACAGCGGCGGGGCGGTCGACCGGCGGCTGGCGGAGCGGCTGGCAGCGGCGCGGGCCCAGGCTGCCGGCCTGCTCGACGGGCTGAAGGCGCCGCTGCGCCAGGTGCAGAGCGACATCAAGCGCACCAGTTTCGACGTCCGCTCCCGCATCCAGGAGGCGACACAGGACCTGCTGGGCCCAGGCCTGGACCGCTTCCGCACCCATCTGGAGCTGTCGACCCACGGCACCGCCTTGGCCGGCGCATTGAACGAGGCGGCGCAGGCCGCCGACGCCGGCCGGCTGGCGCTTCTGGAGAAACGCTTCATCACCGAGGCCATTGCGCTCGACCAGCGCATCGTCAAGCTGGCCGACGCTGAAACCGGCAACGCCGGCAAGGCCGAAGGCGGCGAGAATGCCGCCGGCAACGAAGTCATCGCTGCCCTGGCCAAGGCGCTGGCCGCCTTCGGCCGCGGGGAGGAGGGCATTGTCGCCCTGCGCCGCGCCGAACTGGCGGCCATTGCCGACACCGAGCGGGTTCTGGCCGAGAACCGCCTGCTGTCGCAGAGCTTCGCCGCCACCGTCGACCGCCAGATCGCCGCCATGCGGGAGGAGGCCAAGGCCGCCGTCGCCGGCATCGACGGCACCATCGCCGCCGGCCGCCGGATGCTGATCCTGTTCGCGGTCGGCAGTCTGGTGGGCGCGGTGGCGCTGGCCTGGCTGGTGGTGGGGCGCCACATCGTCGCCCGGCTGAGCGCCCTGTCCGACGCCATGCGCGCCATCGCGGCCGGCGACCTGAACGCGTCCATCCCCGCCGCCGGCTCCGACGAGATCGGCGACATGACCCGCGCTCTGGCCGTCTTCCGCGACACCGCCAACGCCGCGCGCGAGGCCAACGCCCGCGCCGAGGCCGAGCGTGGCCGTGCGGCCGGGGAACGCCGCCGCGCCATGGTCGAGATGGCGGAGAATTTCGAGACCAGTGTCCGCGGCGTGCTGGACCGCGTGGCCCAGGCCGCCGGCGAGATGCAGGACATGGCCGAACGCATGACCCGCAGCGCCGATCTCACCGCCGGCGAGGCGACGACCGCCGCCGGCAGCTCGCAGCAGGCCGAAGGCAACGTCAAGGCGGTCGCCGCCGCCACGGAGGAGCTGTCGGCCTCCATCCAGGAGATCGGCAGCCAAGTCCACGCCTCCAGCCAGATCGCCCGCAAGGCGGCGGACGAGGCCGAACGCACCGACCGCACGGTGGAGGGGCTGGCCCAGACCGCCGGGCGCATCGGCGAGGTGATCGGGCTGATCCAGTCCATCGCCGGCCAGACCAACCTGCTGGCCCTCAACGCCACCATCGAGGCGGCGCGCGCCGGGGAGGCCGGCAAGGGCTTCGCCGTCGTGGCCAGCGAGGTGAAGGGGCTCGCCACCCAGACCGCGAAGGCGACGGAGGACATCTCCGCCCAGATCGCCGCGATGCAGGCGGTGACGCAGGAGGCGGTGGACGCCATCCGCTCCATCGCCGGCACCATCCGCGAGGTGAACGAGATCGCCGCCACCATCGCCGCCGCGGTGGAGCAGCAGAGTGCCGCCACCCGCGAGATCGCCCGCAATGTCGGCGAAGCGGCGGACAGCACCCAGCATGTCCGCGGCAACATCGACTCCGTCGCCGATGCGGCGCGGGAATCGGGGGAGTCCGCCAACCGCGTTCTGTCGGCCTCCTCCACGGTGCAGGACCAGCTGCGGACCCTGTCCGGTCAGGTCGATGCGCTGGTGGGAGAGATGCGGGCGGCCTGA
- a CDS encoding Crp/Fnr family transcriptional regulator has translation MDMSVKKTSINAAWRGLANCRGCGIRESALFADLTESDFNLIHLPIDEMTVAPGAALYHVGDEPTALYTVRGGLVKLVQYLPNGGQRIVRLLRTGDTAGLEAALGEPYRHTAIAIHPVLTCRIPRAVIQRLSEETQHLHQQLMRRWHQAVERADAFLVELGTGSARARVARLFLTLVDDHGECDFFGREDVGAVLGITTETASRVVAELKRQGLLNELRPNRFHCDVDALRNLADGP, from the coding sequence ATGGACATGAGCGTGAAGAAGACCAGCATCAACGCGGCGTGGCGGGGGCTGGCGAACTGCAGGGGGTGTGGCATCCGGGAATCGGCACTGTTCGCCGATCTGACCGAATCCGATTTCAACCTGATCCATCTGCCCATCGACGAAATGACGGTGGCGCCGGGTGCGGCGCTCTACCATGTCGGCGACGAGCCGACGGCCCTCTACACCGTGCGCGGCGGGTTGGTGAAGCTGGTGCAGTATCTGCCCAACGGCGGCCAGCGTATCGTCCGGCTTCTGCGCACCGGCGACACCGCCGGGCTCGAAGCGGCGCTGGGCGAACCCTATCGCCACACCGCCATCGCCATCCATCCGGTGCTGACCTGCCGCATTCCCCGTGCCGTGATCCAGCGCCTGTCGGAGGAAACGCAGCACCTGCACCAGCAGTTGATGCGGCGCTGGCATCAGGCGGTGGAGCGCGCCGACGCCTTCCTGGTCGAACTCGGCACCGGCAGCGCGCGGGCGCGGGTCGCCCGGCTGTTCCTGACCCTGGTGGACGACCATGGCGAATGCGACTTCTTCGGGCGGGAGGATGTCGGCGCCGTGCTGGGCATCACCACCGAGACCGCCAGCCGCGTCGTCGCCGAACTGAAGCGGCAGGGCCTGCTGAACGAGCTGCGGCCCAACCGCTTCCACTGCGACGTGGACGCCCTGCGGAACCTGGCGGACGGGCCGTAG